In Maridesulfovibrio bastinii DSM 16055, a single genomic region encodes these proteins:
- the purT gene encoding formate-dependent phosphoribosylglycinamide formyltransferase, which produces MVTLGTAKTDSARKMMLLGGGELGKEVVIEAQRLGVEVIVVDRYEYAPAMQVAHRSHVMSMLDGKALRKIVEAEKPDYIVPEIEAIATETLLELEKEGYNVVPTARTTWLTMNREGIRRLAAEEVGLKTSPYEFADTEEDYLEAVKKIGVPFVIKPVMSSSGKGQSIVKNDGDIKKAWDYSQSGGRSGSGRVIVEKFLKFDYEITLLTVRHVDGTIFCEPIGHRQEGGDYRESWQPQPMRADLLDKAKDYAERITQALGGRGIFGVELFVVGDEVLFSEVSPRPHDTGLVTLISQDQSEFALHVRAILGLPVPAIRQYGPAASSVILSNGKSDAPQFCNVEKALAEPDTKILFFGKGECNGVRRLGVALALGSSVEEAKQKAVSASSAVTVSY; this is translated from the coding sequence ATGGTCACTCTTGGAACTGCAAAAACTGATTCCGCCCGTAAAATGATGCTGCTTGGTGGAGGTGAGTTAGGCAAGGAAGTTGTAATTGAGGCACAACGCCTTGGAGTGGAAGTTATAGTCGTTGATAGATATGAATATGCTCCTGCTATGCAAGTAGCTCATCGCAGCCATGTAATGTCTATGCTTGACGGTAAAGCTTTAAGAAAAATAGTTGAAGCTGAAAAACCTGATTATATAGTTCCTGAGATTGAGGCTATAGCTACGGAAACTTTGCTGGAACTGGAGAAAGAAGGGTATAATGTTGTTCCAACTGCCAGAACAACATGGTTAACAATGAATAGAGAAGGGATTAGGAGACTTGCAGCTGAAGAGGTCGGGCTCAAGACATCCCCCTATGAGTTTGCTGATACGGAAGAAGACTACCTTGAAGCTGTGAAAAAAATTGGGGTCCCATTTGTAATCAAGCCCGTGATGAGTTCTTCCGGTAAAGGGCAGAGCATCGTAAAAAATGATGGTGATATTAAAAAGGCATGGGATTATTCTCAGTCTGGAGGACGGTCCGGTAGCGGACGTGTAATTGTAGAGAAATTTCTTAAATTTGATTATGAAATAACACTTCTCACAGTCAGGCATGTTGATGGTACTATTTTCTGTGAGCCTATAGGCCACAGGCAGGAAGGCGGTGACTATCGTGAATCATGGCAGCCTCAGCCAATGCGTGCAGATTTATTGGATAAAGCTAAAGATTATGCAGAAAGAATAACTCAGGCTCTTGGTGGGCGGGGTATTTTTGGAGTTGAACTGTTTGTTGTCGGTGATGAGGTCCTTTTTAGTGAAGTCTCACCAAGGCCTCATGATACTGGGCTGGTTACATTGATATCCCAGGATCAAAGTGAATTTGCACTGCATGTGAGGGCTATTCTTGGTCTTCCTGTTCCTGCAATTCGCCAGTATGGACCTGCGGCATCAAGCGTGATTCTTTCAAATGGAAAATCTGATGCTCCACAGTTCTGCAATGTTGAAAAAGCTCTGGCTGAGCCGGATACAAAGATTTTATTTTTTGGTAAAGGCGAATGTAATGGAGTTAGACGTCTGGGGGTGGCCTTGGCGTTGGGAAGTTCAGTTGAGGAAGCAAAACAGAAGGCTGTGTCAGCATCAAGCGCTGTGACTGTTTCTTACTAA